In one Sphingobacterium daejeonense genomic region, the following are encoded:
- a CDS encoding TonB-dependent receptor domain-containing protein, with translation MQVAGVPNKGAFPKMLTPQQVLDFDNKFNGTNLQLQDYLLAGSKTNWDITPADVDMSKYNYNAKDRSTFYQITKANKEGTNWFDELSQTAPIQSYQLAANGGNETSQYAFSGGYLDQKGSLIHTGFRRYNVRTNTQFNAFEKKLRFGENLSYAYTEGYGMGVNPNTAGGYQGEGSVLGFAYRIQNIIPVYDEGGNFAGSFGKDLGNGQNPVAMAYRAKDNMNRSNFFFGNAFAEYDFIPGLTLRTNFGLRYENYNGVSYNYPNPEFSEGSFNNGMSEYHGYTTEWTWTNTLNYKPNLGEDHSLNIMVGTEAIKNRNRGIDGSRNGYFIMSSLDYLYLNSGSSNFNNNGSGSIGSMFSLMGKADYAFKDRYLLSLILRRDGSSNFGEKNLYGVFPGISGAWRISQEEFAKDAEWLTDLKLRAGYGVTGNQRIPGFQFLNRYLASLTQSSYPINNGVINGIWQNFYANPDIKWEQVKSLNVGLDFTVLNGDFDGSIDWFNKKTTDMLFRVPLPAAATGRAGVPYRNIGDMSNKGFEFSLGYHYGYRQEKPFTLDLASEFFNV, from the coding sequence ATGCAGGTTGCTGGTGTTCCAAATAAAGGAGCATTCCCTAAAATGTTAACACCACAACAAGTTTTGGATTTTGATAATAAATTTAATGGCACAAATCTTCAGTTACAAGATTATTTGCTTGCTGGCTCAAAAACCAATTGGGATATAACTCCGGCTGATGTTGATATGAGCAAGTATAATTATAATGCTAAAGACCGTTCAACTTTTTATCAAATCACAAAAGCAAATAAGGAAGGAACAAATTGGTTTGATGAATTATCCCAAACTGCACCTATACAATCTTATCAATTAGCAGCAAATGGCGGTAATGAAACTTCCCAATATGCTTTTTCAGGCGGATACTTAGATCAAAAAGGAAGTTTAATTCATACTGGATTCAGACGTTATAATGTGAGAACCAATACGCAATTTAATGCTTTTGAAAAGAAACTGAGGTTTGGAGAGAATTTATCCTATGCTTACACTGAAGGCTATGGTATGGGAGTAAATCCAAATACTGCTGGTGGATACCAAGGTGAGGGATCGGTATTAGGTTTTGCTTACCGTATTCAGAATATAATTCCGGTTTATGATGAAGGAGGTAATTTTGCTGGATCTTTTGGTAAAGATCTAGGTAACGGTCAAAACCCTGTGGCTATGGCATACCGAGCAAAAGATAATATGAACAGATCTAATTTCTTTTTCGGTAACGCTTTCGCAGAATATGATTTTATTCCAGGTTTAACATTAAGGACTAATTTTGGTCTACGTTATGAAAATTATAACGGCGTTAGTTATAATTATCCAAATCCGGAATTCTCAGAAGGAAGTTTTAACAATGGTATGAGTGAATATCATGGTTATACTACGGAATGGACTTGGACTAATACTTTGAATTATAAACCAAACTTAGGGGAAGACCATAGTTTAAATATTATGGTAGGTACTGAAGCTATCAAAAATAGAAACCGCGGGATAGATGGTAGCAGAAACGGGTATTTTATTATGAGCAGTTTAGATTACCTTTATCTAAATTCAGGAAGTTCAAACTTCAATAATAATGGTTCGGGATCTATTGGCAGTATGTTCTCTTTAATGGGAAAAGCGGATTATGCTTTCAAAGACCGTTATTTATTGAGCTTAATACTTCGTCGTGATGGTTCGTCAAACTTCGGTGAGAAAAATCTTTATGGTGTATTCCCTGGTATTAGTGGTGCTTGGCGTATTTCACAAGAGGAATTCGCTAAGGATGCAGAATGGTTAACGGATTTAAAGCTTCGTGCTGGTTATGGTGTTACGGGTAACCAAAGAATTCCAGGATTTCAATTCTTAAATAGATACCTAGCTTCATTAACTCAATCTTCTTACCCAATCAATAATGGAGTGATCAATGGTATATGGCAAAACTTTTATGCAAATCCAGATATCAAATGGGAACAGGTTAAATCACTGAATGTAGGTTTAGATTTTACTGTATTGAATGGTGATTTTGATGGTTCAATAGATTGGTTCAATAAAAAGACCACCGACATGTTATTTAGAGTTCCATTACCTGCTGCAGCAACAGGACGTGCAGGTGTACCTTATAGAAATATAGGCGACATGAGCAATAAAGGTTTTGAGTTCTCCCTTGGCTATCATTACGGATATAGACAAGAAAAACCATTTACTTTAGATTTGGCCAGCGAATTTTTCAATGTATAA
- a CDS encoding RNA-binding S4 domain-containing protein: MQTFTLEGDYIQLIQLLKVMNWVEHGAMAQWVVEEGLVKYNGQVDYRKRLKVKVGDLC; the protein is encoded by the coding sequence ATGCAAACGTTTACACTAGAAGGGGATTACATTCAATTAATCCAATTATTAAAAGTTATGAATTGGGTAGAGCATGGCGCTATGGCTCAATGGGTAGTTGAAGAAGGACTTGTAAAATACAATGGTCAAGTCGATTATAGGAAAAGATTAAAAGTTAAGGTAGGAGATCTTTGTTGA
- a CDS encoding HAD family hydrolase — MTPENYQKYLRLKELANPYKALLFDVDGTLADNMLAHKAAYVATAKEHGIILNPDLIDETAGWPTIAVADEISNRYEVSLDKYDFAKRKSSIFIEQFIQKTKPVDFVRQILYDFSESRKIGIVSGGTRSTLNITLEVIQVVGRYETLVCAGDTPEGKPSPQPFLLAAKQLEVDPTECLVFEDGDPGVQAAISAGMSWVRIDQI, encoded by the coding sequence ATGACACCAGAAAATTATCAAAAATATCTAAGACTAAAAGAACTTGCAAATCCATATAAAGCATTGTTATTTGATGTTGACGGAACATTAGCAGATAATATGCTTGCTCATAAAGCAGCTTATGTTGCAACTGCAAAAGAACATGGTATCATTTTAAACCCAGACTTAATTGATGAAACCGCCGGCTGGCCTACTATAGCAGTGGCTGATGAAATCTCAAATCGATATGAGGTATCCTTAGACAAATATGATTTTGCAAAGCGGAAATCATCAATCTTCATCGAACAATTTATCCAAAAAACAAAACCTGTAGATTTTGTTAGACAGATCTTATATGATTTTTCGGAATCACGTAAAATAGGAATCGTATCTGGAGGAACGAGATCAACATTAAATATTACCTTGGAAGTGATTCAGGTAGTAGGCAGGTACGAAACATTAGTCTGCGCTGGTGATACTCCAGAAGGAAAGCCATCTCCACAACCATTCTTATTAGCGGCTAAACAACTAGAGGTGGACCCAACAGAATGTTTGGTCTTTGAAGATGGGGACCCAGGAGTACAAGCTGCAATATCAGCAGGAATGTCATGGGTAAGGATTGATCAGATCTAA
- the lysA gene encoding diaminopimelate decarboxylase, giving the protein MNIHKIDLNRLKEFETPFYYYDLDLLDETLSRAKASADKRGFHVHYALKANFNERVLNLIQSKGFGADCVSGNEVQKSIDSGFPASQITFAGVGKSDKEIELALNHQIFAFNVESIQELLVINELAGKNNVKAQVSLRINPNVDAHTHHYITTGLDENKFGVPNSELEKAASVLRECENLELLGLHFHVGSQITDINVFKSLCVKVNEWKSWFEERGTTIKVLNVGGGLGVDYHNPDGNPIADFEAYFEVFDKFLERTPQQEVHFELGRALVAQSGSLISKVLYTKSGVKKNFLILDAGMTELMRPALYQAYHKIEKLGSTEIEEEVNYDVVGPICESSDCFGKEVELPISERGDLIAIRTAGAYGEVMASRYNLREEIRFVYSDEV; this is encoded by the coding sequence ATGAACATACATAAAATTGACTTAAACCGACTAAAGGAGTTTGAAACACCTTTTTATTATTATGATCTGGATCTATTGGATGAAACTTTATCAAGGGCTAAGGCATCTGCAGATAAACGAGGGTTTCATGTTCATTATGCGCTGAAAGCAAATTTTAATGAAAGAGTTTTGAATTTAATTCAATCAAAAGGATTTGGGGCAGATTGTGTAAGTGGAAATGAGGTTCAAAAATCCATTGATTCCGGTTTTCCCGCAAGCCAAATTACATTCGCGGGAGTTGGGAAGTCTGATAAAGAGATTGAATTGGCATTAAACCATCAAATCTTTGCTTTCAATGTTGAATCTATCCAGGAATTATTGGTTATTAATGAGTTGGCTGGGAAAAACAATGTAAAGGCTCAGGTTTCATTACGTATAAATCCAAATGTTGATGCTCATACACATCATTATATAACAACTGGGCTTGATGAGAACAAATTTGGAGTTCCTAATTCGGAACTAGAGAAAGCGGCTTCTGTATTAAGGGAGTGTGAAAATCTAGAACTATTGGGTTTACATTTTCACGTTGGATCTCAGATTACGGATATCAATGTATTCAAGAGCTTATGTGTTAAGGTAAATGAATGGAAGAGTTGGTTTGAAGAAAGAGGTACTACGATCAAGGTATTGAATGTAGGGGGAGGATTAGGAGTAGATTATCATAATCCTGATGGTAATCCTATTGCAGATTTTGAGGCTTATTTTGAAGTATTTGACAAGTTTTTGGAAAGGACCCCTCAGCAGGAAGTTCATTTTGAATTAGGAAGAGCATTGGTTGCTCAATCTGGTAGCCTTATAAGCAAAGTTTTATATACCAAAAGTGGGGTTAAAAAGAATTTCTTGATATTGGATGCTGGGATGACCGAATTAATGCGTCCTGCATTGTACCAGGCTTATCATAAGATTGAGAAGTTGGGTTCAACAGAGATAGAGGAAGAGGTAAATTATGATGTAGTCGGTCCGATTTGTGAAAGTTCTGATTGTTTTGGTAAAGAAGTAGAATTACCAATTTCAGAAAGAGGGGATTTAATAGCAATTAGAACGGCTGGAGCTTATGGAGAGGTTATGGCTTCTAGATATAATCTTCGTGAAGAAATCAGATTTGTCTACTCGGATGAAGTTTAA
- a CDS encoding TonB-dependent receptor, whose protein sequence is MDIIYLLKKLFGENTTFSRFRLYLGVTNLFTITKYEGLDPEVSATPSDYPALGVDFGVYPQARQYTFGLNLGF, encoded by the coding sequence TTGGATATAATCTACCTACTCAAAAAATTGTTTGGAGAGAATACTACTTTCAGCAGATTTAGACTGTATTTAGGTGTTACTAATCTTTTTACAATTACAAAGTATGAAGGATTAGATCCAGAAGTTTCAGCGACACCTTCTGATTATCCTGCATTGGGTGTAGATTTTGGAGTATATCCACAAGCTCGCCAGTATACTTTCGGACTTAACTTAGGATTTTAA
- a CDS encoding RagB/SusD family nutrient uptake outer membrane protein — MTKQVQKKYLQKEPKEIQGEAKMLRAHYYFYLWRVLENVPIITEEIATAEEAAKIPNDKDVLPLIEEDLKFAVENLPTTKINDEFGRMDKNAAKAYLGKLYLYQKKYAQALTLFKEVMAGKDLVSMPFWNNFDVTKENGPEG; from the coding sequence ATGACCAAGCAGGTCCAAAAGAAATATCTGCAGAAAGAGCCAAAGGAAATTCAGGGAGAAGCTAAAATGTTGAGGGCACACTATTATTTTTATTTATGGAGAGTTTTAGAAAACGTTCCTATTATTACTGAAGAAATAGCTACAGCAGAAGAAGCTGCTAAAATTCCAAATGATAAGGATGTGCTTCCATTAATTGAAGAAGATTTGAAGTTTGCAGTAGAAAACCTGCCGACTACTAAAATCAATGATGAGTTTGGCCGTATGGATAAAAATGCAGCAAAAGCATATTTAGGAAAACTATATCTGTACCAGAAAAAATATGCTCAAGCATTAACTCTCTTTAAAGAAGTTATGGCCGGAAAAGATTTAGTGTCTATGCCATTTTGGAACAATTTTGATGTTACTAAAGAAAATGGACCAGAAGGGTAG
- a CDS encoding D-alanyl-D-alanine carboxypeptidase — MRSILILLGLLACVNLKAQDSTLNLNEQFNQSNILKKHYYGFSLYDIDQQRYVYGYNEDKHFTPASNTKVFTLFTSLKLIGDSIPGLAYVERGDSLIFWGTGDPSFLHPRLDSGKVYNLLKNSDKKLFYSSTSTQEPTYRNGWSIEDYEFYYQPELFPFPIYGNVVQFREVNGKLKLFPSYFERDVKQLSDTTTRYRNT; from the coding sequence ATGAGAAGCATATTAATCCTATTAGGGTTATTGGCATGCGTTAATCTAAAGGCGCAAGACAGTACCTTAAACCTAAATGAGCAGTTTAATCAATCCAATATTCTGAAAAAGCACTATTATGGATTCAGTCTATATGATATTGATCAACAGCGATATGTATATGGATATAACGAGGATAAGCATTTTACACCTGCATCTAACACCAAAGTATTTACATTATTTACTTCATTGAAATTGATTGGTGATTCAATTCCTGGCTTAGCTTATGTGGAACGTGGTGATTCCTTAATATTTTGGGGAACTGGAGATCCTAGCTTTTTACATCCAAGACTTGATAGTGGTAAAGTATATAATTTACTGAAAAACAGCGATAAAAAATTATTTTATTCAAGTACTTCTACACAAGAACCAACTTATAGAAACGGATGGTCTATAGAGGATTATGAATTTTATTACCAGCCAGAGTTATTTCCTTTTCCAATTTATGGAAATGTCGTTCAGTTTAGAGAAGTCAATGGTAAATTAAAATTATTTCCATCATATTTTGAGAGAGATGTAAAACAATTGTCCGATACTACGACCAGGTATAGAAATACATAG
- a CDS encoding 3-dehydroquinate synthase family protein, translating to MEGKTGIDLDNVKNIIGTFSQPKAVFISNKFLETLDDRQILSGFAEVIKHGLIKDKDLFIRCKSVILPEIPEGLVYESVVIKNSVITEDPTEKGIRKILNFGHTIGHAIEGYSLVNDVNPLLHVKQ from the coding sequence TTGGAGGGAAAAACAGGAATTGATTTAGATAATGTTAAAAACATCATTGGTACTTTTAGTCAACCAAAAGCCGTTTTTATCTCAAATAAATTTTTGGAGACTTTGGATGATCGACAAATTTTATCTGGTTTTGCTGAAGTTATTAAACATGGCCTTATAAAAGATAAAGACTTGTTTATTCGTTGTAAGTCAGTTATTTTACCGGAAATTCCTGAAGGGTTAGTTTATGAATCTGTGGTTATCAAAAATAGCGTAATAACCGAAGATCCAACTGAAAAAGGAATAAGGAAAATCTTAAATTTCGGACATACCATTGGACATGCTATTGAGGGATATTCATTGGTGAATGATGTTAACCCCTTACTACATGTGAAGCAATAG
- a CDS encoding proline dehydrogenase family protein, whose protein sequence is MLDYSVEGEDSEESFDACCNEILRTVEAAKNNPLISFCVFKPTGLGRFDLLAKIDAKETLNENEKAEYQRLLDRCDKICKACYDADIRVLVDAEHSWIQDTIDDIAREMMEKYNQEKPIVYNTYQLYRHDKLASLKADFAYAKTQDFHLGAKIVRGAYMEIERERAKENGYPSPIQPDKKASDIDYNEAIHFCLDNIDQIGLMAGTHNEQSCRILAEELEKRYIPHNIPNVFFAQLLGMSDNLSFNLAAAGYNVAKYMPYGPVKAVMPYLFRRAQENTSVGGQTGRELSLIMKELKRRKATKK, encoded by the coding sequence ATATTAGATTATTCAGTAGAAGGAGAAGATTCTGAAGAAAGCTTCGATGCTTGCTGCAATGAAATTCTGAGAACAGTTGAAGCAGCAAAAAACAATCCTTTAATTTCTTTTTGTGTATTCAAACCAACTGGACTTGGAAGATTCGACCTCTTAGCAAAAATCGATGCAAAAGAAACGCTAAACGAGAATGAAAAAGCTGAATACCAACGATTATTAGATAGATGCGACAAGATTTGTAAAGCTTGTTATGATGCTGATATCCGAGTATTAGTTGATGCTGAACATTCTTGGATTCAAGACACAATCGATGATATTGCAAGAGAAATGATGGAAAAATACAACCAGGAAAAACCTATTGTATATAATACCTATCAGTTGTACCGTCATGATAAATTAGCCTCTTTAAAAGCAGATTTTGCTTATGCTAAAACTCAAGACTTTCATTTAGGAGCTAAAATAGTTCGTGGTGCATATATGGAAATTGAAAGAGAAAGGGCAAAAGAAAATGGATACCCTTCACCAATCCAACCAGATAAAAAAGCATCTGATATAGATTATAATGAAGCAATTCATTTCTGTTTGGATAATATCGACCAGATTGGACTCATGGCTGGAACTCATAATGAACAAAGCTGCAGGATATTAGCTGAAGAACTTGAGAAAAGATATATTCCACATAACATTCCAAATGTATTCTTTGCACAACTTTTAGGAATGTCGGACAACCTTTCATTTAATTTGGCTGCTGCAGGTTATAATGTAGCTAAATATATGCCCTATGGTCCTGTGAAAGCAGTAATGCCTTACCTTTTCAGAAGAGCTCAGGAAAACACTTCCGTTGGGGGACAAACAGGCAGGGAACTCAGCCTGATCATGAAAGAACTTAAACGAAGAAAAGCAACAAAGAAATAA
- a CDS encoding RagB/SusD family nutrient uptake outer membrane protein — protein MMSGIVQRIWHQRKLRQGANAAAYNVKPYPSFANQDAARTAVRTERRLELAMEGHRFFDLVRWGVAKSVLESYSAFEGKYLPSYKGLVFGAKSEYWPIPQVEIDRSNGVLKPN, from the coding sequence ATGATGTCAGGAATCGTGCAGCGAATTTGGCACCAAAGAAAACTGCGTCAGGGGGCTAATGCCGCTGCCTATAATGTTAAACCTTATCCATCCTTCGCAAATCAGGATGCAGCAAGAACAGCTGTAAGAACAGAGCGCAGATTAGAACTAGCTATGGAAGGACATCGATTCTTCGATTTAGTTCGATGGGGAGTTGCTAAATCAGTTCTTGAAAGCTATTCTGCTTTTGAAGGTAAATATCTTCCTTCGTATAAAGGTTTAGTATTCGGTGCTAAAAGCGAATACTGGCCAATTCCTCAGGTGGAAATCGACAGAAGTAATGGAGTGTTAAAACCGAATTAA
- a CDS encoding ThuA domain-containing protein has product MGIHAATDTEHNWPWYNGLVGAYFASHPAVQEAKIDVKNRKHLATKHLPKVWMHKDEWYDFSNVKPDLKILMTLDESSYKDGKMGDFHPIAWYQVYDV; this is encoded by the coding sequence ATGGGGATACATGCTGCAACAGACACAGAACATAATTGGCCATGGTATAATGGCTTAGTAGGGGCATATTTTGCTAGTCATCCTGCAGTTCAAGAAGCAAAGATAGATGTTAAGAACAGAAAACACTTAGCAACGAAGCATTTGCCAAAAGTATGGATGCATAAGGATGAATGGTACGACTTCTCAAATGTAAAGCCTGATTTAAAAATTCTGATGACCCTAGACGAATCATCATATAAGGATGGAAAGATGGGAGATTTTCATCCAATTGCATGGTACCAGGTTTATGATGTATAA
- a CDS encoding universal stress protein encodes MRAILFPTDFSEIANNAFLYALHIAKSIDAKIYVLYTYLEPVLSATHGGQPELLGEVYQTIELNQFEVYKKKTQNLRNLAAEVGMQEVELVFLFEEGPVASVVKNIVDREKIHIVVMGTHGESGFLSKLIGTNTVSVIKSIQNPVLAVPPHAKYQGIKRTVFTTLFREKDKPALKEMLLMARAVGAKIDCLHVLHNDKVPDVLLNTEAWQNEFPDDDINYILLDEVESIENTIANYILENNIDILGVVKRNRNFFDRLFGSSVSNNLALHSKVPILVFHEEK; translated from the coding sequence ATGAGAGCCATATTATTTCCTACTGATTTTTCAGAAATCGCAAACAATGCATTCCTTTATGCATTGCACATAGCGAAGTCTATTGATGCTAAGATATATGTGCTTTACACATATCTTGAACCTGTACTTTCAGCAACACATGGTGGCCAGCCCGAATTATTGGGTGAAGTATATCAAACCATAGAATTAAATCAATTCGAAGTTTATAAAAAGAAAACTCAAAATTTAAGAAATTTAGCAGCCGAAGTAGGAATGCAGGAGGTTGAACTGGTATTCTTATTTGAAGAAGGTCCTGTCGCATCAGTTGTAAAAAACATCGTTGACCGTGAAAAAATACATATCGTAGTCATGGGAACTCACGGTGAATCAGGGTTTTTGTCCAAACTTATCGGAACCAATACAGTAAGTGTGATTAAGTCAATACAGAACCCTGTTTTAGCTGTACCTCCGCATGCAAAATATCAAGGTATCAAAAGAACTGTATTTACTACCCTATTCAGAGAAAAAGATAAACCAGCATTAAAGGAAATGTTGTTGATGGCAAGAGCAGTAGGCGCTAAAATTGATTGCTTACATGTTCTGCATAACGATAAAGTTCCTGATGTTCTACTGAATACCGAAGCCTGGCAAAATGAATTTCCAGATGACGATATTAACTATATCTTACTAGATGAAGTAGAATCCATTGAAAATACAATTGCAAACTACATTTTAGAAAACAATATTGATATCTTAGGTGTCGTTAAAAGAAATCGAAACTTCTTTGACAGGCTTTTTGGAAGTAGTGTAAGCAACAATTTAGCATTACATTCCAAAGTGCCAATATTGGTGTTTCATGAAGAAAAATAA
- a CDS encoding RagB/SusD family nutrient uptake outer membrane protein encodes MDLKFDPRLDYTVGRRGVSYLDYGIMPGNAWIRDAKYAGPFVGIKTMIPQSQFASNAAPGANYLTGLDVNIIRLADVWLMAAECEVEVGNFSECFEIGK; translated from the coding sequence GTGGATTTAAAATTTGATCCAAGATTAGATTATACGGTTGGTCGTAGAGGTGTTTCATATTTAGACTATGGCATTATGCCAGGGAATGCTTGGATCCGTGATGCAAAATATGCAGGTCCTTTTGTGGGTATCAAAACAATGATTCCACAATCTCAATTTGCAAGTAATGCTGCTCCAGGTGCTAATTATTTAACTGGATTGGATGTGAATATTATTCGCTTGGCGGATGTTTGGTTAATGGCTGCAGAATGTGAAGTTGAGGTAGGTAATTTTAGCGAATGCTTTGAAATTGGTAAATGA
- a CDS encoding carboxypeptidase-like regulatory domain-containing protein codes for MGRSMKFHSNSFIPKRLLKSGLLISMGLLSMSNVTASEPSIWNKIAMHPLYAMQSPVKGKIVNQATQEPIAGATIKIVGKTSSTSSDVSGNFEIDAQPNDVLEITYVGFVSTRFTVTSTSQPVYYILIRG; via the coding sequence ATGGGAAGATCAATGAAATTCCATAGCAATTCTTTTATTCCCAAAAGGTTGCTAAAAAGTGGTCTTCTGATTTCTATGGGGTTACTCAGCATGAGCAATGTCACAGCATCAGAGCCATCCATTTGGAATAAAATCGCTATGCATCCATTATATGCTATGCAAAGTCCAGTAAAAGGTAAGATTGTTAACCAGGCAACCCAAGAGCCGATTGCTGGGGCAACGATCAAAATCGTTGGAAAAACCTCAAGTACCTCATCAGATGTTTCGGGAAATTTTGAAATTGATGCACAACCAAACGATGTATTAGAAATTACATATGTTGGTTTTGTATCCACTCGCTTTACTGTTACTTCTACCAGTCAACCTGTTTACTATATCCTTATCAGAGGATAG
- a CDS encoding RNA polymerase sigma factor: protein MGIFNKYLSKSGPLDLRTALEQCAMSNSEKSKSFLYKKFYGYIMAIVIRYMKHEMEAEELANECFVKVFNKISTFSLHEDPTILEKTFKSWIARIAVNTSIDALRVRKQMYMLDDLSAGDTIHYAVDNGSRLEYEDMLSLIQQLPDIQRSIFNLYEIEGYSHEEIGKELSIPESTSRTYLTRAKQKLRKLYLSQINLENIKS, encoded by the coding sequence GTGGGAATATTTAACAAATACCTCAGCAAAAGTGGACCATTGGATCTTAGGACAGCTTTGGAGCAATGTGCTATGTCAAATTCTGAGAAAAGTAAATCCTTTTTATACAAGAAGTTTTATGGTTATATCATGGCAATAGTGATCCGTTATATGAAGCATGAGATGGAAGCTGAGGAGCTAGCTAATGAATGTTTTGTTAAGGTATTTAATAAGATCAGCACGTTTTCGTTACATGAAGATCCTACGATACTCGAAAAAACTTTCAAGTCTTGGATCGCTAGGATAGCGGTTAATACATCTATCGACGCTTTACGTGTTAGAAAGCAAATGTATATGCTGGATGACCTGAGTGCTGGAGACACCATTCATTATGCTGTTGACAATGGAAGCCGTTTGGAGTACGAAGATATGCTGAGTTTAATCCAGCAATTGCCCGATATTCAGAGGTCAATCTTCAATTTATATGAAATCGAGGGTTATTCGCATGAGGAAATAGGGAAGGAGCTCAGTATTCCCGAAAGTACTTCGCGGACCTACTTGACCCGAGCAAAACAAAAACTCCGCAAATTATATCTGAGCCAAATAAATTTAGAAAATATTAAATCCTGA
- a CDS encoding ThuA domain-containing protein produces MKRICVLTLLFCLGFCFAFGVNLEKPKKVLVFTKTAGFRHDNIEEGVKVLSGLLKDQNMQMFHTEDANVFLADSLNNLMLYCFLALPEIFLMRIKRKHFKSS; encoded by the coding sequence ATGAAAAGAATTTGCGTACTGACACTACTTTTTTGTTTAGGTTTCTGTTTTGCATTTGGAGTTAATTTGGAAAAGCCTAAAAAGGTATTGGTTTTTACTAAAACTGCTGGTTTCAGGCATGACAATATTGAAGAAGGAGTGAAGGTATTATCTGGACTATTGAAAGACCAGAATATGCAGATGTTCCATACAGAGGATGCAAATGTTTTTCTGGCGGATTCACTCAATAATTTGATGCTGTATTGTTTTTTAGCACTACCGGAGATATTTTTAATGCGGATCAAAAGGAAGCATTTCAAAAGTTCTTGA